ACAGCATTTCCAATCAATACACACTTGGACACAATACAAAGGGTTATGTAACCAAATATATTTATCAATCTTCTAAATTAAACAAAACTTCAAATAAAATAGCTATTGTTACAGGCATACATCCCAGGGAACATCTTTCAAAGACTGTTTGGACCGATCTATTGAAGAATTATAATGTGCCACCAGGTATTGAAATTGTTCAATATGATATCAACGTTGTTGATGAGCCTGATGATTTTACATTGGGAAGAAATAATGGTGAAACCCTTGCAGCCACATATATACTCCTCGACATAGCTGAATCAAATTATAAAATGATAATAGTATGTCATGACCATGAGCCAGGATATGGGCAAGGATTTTATTTTGCAACCCCTGAAATGGATGCCAACTCTGTACAATTTGCCGAATCATTGAAACAGAAAATTCCAGATTTTAACTACTACAAAAATAATAATAACTCTGAGAAAGGTACTTCTAATATCCATTTCACAGATCCACTTGTAAAAAAGGGATATAGGGCAATTGTTTATGAAATGCCCGGATTATCAGGTTATATTGAAGCTTATAATAAAACTTTAGAACTTCTAGATATGTCTATACAGAATATGTGATTTAGTTAAAACATTCAGGTATTTAAATATAGGATAATTTTAATCATCATATCCTTCTTCATCTAAACTTTCATGTATTGAATCAACAATACATCCCGCATTCCAACCAATAACTTCTGATGCTTTTTTTTCAATGTTTCCTGGAACTGTTTCTAAACCATATGGTCTTATCATAACAATGGGTTTGCCAAGTTCCACAGCAACGTCTATTTCACGTTGAATCAAATCTTTATCCGCTGAATATAGGCCAGATAATATTACAACAACATCAACAGATTTCATCTGTTCTTTTAAATCATCTTTATCTGTTTTATCTGCAATACTATGATTGATGTATTGAAAATCATTAACAGATTCCAATTTACCAATTAATTTATCATATTCATAAGTTGATTCTTTTAGTTGACTTAAAAATAATTTATAAGTTATTGATTCATTTTCCATTATTTTTACTTCCCTATTTTCAATAATATACTACATATTTTATAGGAGTTCCACATCATCTTTGTATACATGGATGATCATAACTGGACAGCTTTCTGCGGCATCAACACTACAGTTTTCTTCTTCCATTTCAAGTTCATCATTATTTTCTACCCTTTCTGAACCAATGATATGTGCTATGCCACCTTCATCTAATTCAAAAAGTTCTGGACATAAATCCTCACATGAACCACATGATGTACACTTATCCCTTTCAACAACCACCCTAAATTTTAAATGATGTTTTTCATCCACATTTTTTGTCATATGGTTAATATATTGATTTTTCTATATAGATTTTTCAGATAATAATCAAATGAAATTTTTTTATAAAGTCTATTTATTTCCTATATATTTCTATAAAAATTAAAATGACACCTAGAACAGAAATATAAAATAGAAATATTTGAATCCAATGAAATAGGAGTTGATAGAATATGACATTTGTTTTGGTGATACACAGAGTAGAGGATTATACTAAATGGAAACCAGTATATGATGAAGATGGTGCTACACGAAAAGCCAAAGGTTCTAAAGGTGCTTCTGTTCTTAGAAATACAAAAGATCCCAATCATTTAGTAGTAATAACCGAATGGGAAAACTTGGAAAAAGCCAAAGATTTTACTGAATCTGATGATTTGAAAAATACAATGTTAAAAGCAGGTGTAGTTGGTAAACCCGCTGTTTTTTATTTAGAAGAGATAGAAAAAACACCATACTAATTACATAATATTTGTTCATTTTCTTTAAAATATCTTTTATCCAAATAAATGGTAGTTAGCATTATTCAGATGATCTATTGTCTAATGAATCATTCACTGTTTTTATAGACTGGAATACTGCCTTATTTTT
This Methanobacterium spitsbergense DNA region includes the following protein-coding sequences:
- a CDS encoding antibiotic biosynthesis monooxygenase; this encodes MTFVLVIHRVEDYTKWKPVYDEDGATRKAKGSKGASVLRNTKDPNHLVVITEWENLEKAKDFTESDDLKNTMLKAGVVGKPAVFYLEEIEKTPY
- a CDS encoding ferredoxin; this encodes MTKNVDEKHHLKFRVVVERDKCTSCGSCEDLCPELFELDEGGIAHIIGSERVENNDELEMEEENCSVDAAESCPVMIIHVYKDDVELL
- a CDS encoding TIR domain-containing protein gives rise to the protein MENESITYKLFLSQLKESTYEYDKLIGKLESVNDFQYINHSIADKTDKDDLKEQMKSVDVVVILSGLYSADKDLIQREIDVAVELGKPIVMIRPYGLETVPGNIEKKASEVIGWNAGCIVDSIHESLDEEGYDD